The proteins below are encoded in one region of Methanofollis aquaemaris:
- a CDS encoding helix-hairpin-helix domain-containing protein, with amino-acid sequence METGTAGERACRFAAGIAAALGVREEQVAGTAALLAGGATVPFIARYRKEATGCLDEVAVAAVRDCLAAMERLEERRETVLASLREQGVLTPDLTARVMGAESLAVLEDLYLPFRPGRRTRASAARELGLAPLAAALLRGECADPLAAAQRYVRPDGPADAAAALAGASDIIAATVSEDAGVRASMRRLFMEAGVLTVRAARGKDLAATPYADYAGYTGRLGAMPGHRVHAVLRGAREGLLSLTVAPPERRALGLMGMRGRGPGAEVVAAAVQDGYRRLLAPAMERESLAAAKARADEEAVQVFAANLRRLLLAPPLGRTIVLAVDPGFAAGCKVACLDRQGTLLHATVVRPLPPHRQEGKAGAVLADLCRRYGVEVVAVGNGHGGREARAFLLGLGLGVPVITVSECGASVYSASAEARREFPDLDLTLRSAVSIGRRLQDPLAELVKIDPQALGVGQYQHDVDGRLLTAALDDTVVSAVNAVGVEVNTASAPLLARVSGIGPKQAGQIVGFREEHGPFGSRQSLLEVPGIGPKTFEQAAGFLRVVGGADPLDATAVHPMHTPVVRAMADDLGVGVGDLVGNPALLGQVEPERYVHGAVGLPTVHDICAELAAPGRDPRPPFDLSAYEGAPASIDDLAPGMALQGTVTNVTAFGAFVDIGVGTDGLVHVSELADAYVARPLDVVGVHDRVAVTVLSVDLKRRRIALSMRERREG; translated from the coding sequence ATGGAGACAGGAACGGCCGGGGAGCGGGCATGCCGGTTCGCCGCCGGGATTGCGGCGGCCCTCGGGGTGAGGGAGGAGCAGGTGGCGGGGACGGCGGCGCTCCTCGCGGGCGGGGCGACGGTCCCCTTCATCGCGAGGTACCGGAAGGAGGCGACCGGGTGTCTGGACGAGGTGGCCGTCGCGGCGGTCAGGGACTGTCTTGCCGCGATGGAGCGGCTCGAAGAGCGGAGGGAGACGGTGCTCGCGTCGCTCAGGGAGCAGGGCGTGCTCACCCCTGACCTGACGGCGCGGGTGATGGGGGCGGAGAGTCTGGCCGTCCTCGAAGATCTCTATCTGCCGTTTCGGCCCGGACGCCGGACCCGCGCCTCGGCGGCGCGGGAACTGGGGCTTGCCCCCCTGGCCGCGGCGCTGCTCCGCGGGGAGTGTGCCGACCCGCTCGCCGCGGCGCAGAGGTATGTCCGGCCCGACGGCCCGGCCGACGCTGCGGCGGCGCTTGCCGGTGCGAGCGACATCATCGCCGCCACGGTCTCTGAGGATGCCGGTGTCAGGGCGTCGATGCGCCGGCTCTTCATGGAGGCGGGTGTGCTCACGGTGCGGGCGGCCCGCGGGAAGGACCTCGCCGCCACCCCGTACGCCGACTATGCGGGATATACCGGGCGGCTCGGGGCGATGCCCGGCCACCGCGTCCACGCGGTGCTGCGCGGGGCGCGGGAAGGGCTGCTCTCGCTCACCGTCGCCCCGCCTGAGAGACGGGCGCTCGGCCTGATGGGGATGCGGGGCCGCGGTCCGGGGGCGGAGGTGGTGGCTGCGGCGGTGCAGGACGGGTACCGTCGCCTCCTTGCCCCGGCGATGGAGCGCGAGAGCCTCGCGGCCGCGAAGGCGCGGGCCGACGAGGAGGCGGTGCAGGTCTTTGCCGCCAACCTCAGACGCCTCCTCCTCGCACCCCCGCTCGGGAGAACAATCGTGCTCGCCGTCGACCCTGGTTTCGCGGCCGGATGCAAGGTCGCCTGCCTGGACCGGCAGGGGACGCTCCTCCACGCGACGGTCGTCCGTCCCCTCCCGCCGCACCGGCAGGAGGGGAAGGCCGGGGCGGTGCTCGCCGACCTCTGCCGGCGGTACGGCGTCGAGGTGGTCGCCGTCGGGAACGGCCACGGCGGCCGGGAGGCGCGGGCCTTCCTGCTGGGCCTCGGCCTGGGGGTGCCGGTGATCACGGTGAGCGAGTGCGGGGCCTCGGTCTACTCGGCCTCGGCGGAGGCCCGCCGGGAGTTCCCCGACCTCGACCTCACCCTCAGGAGTGCGGTCTCCATCGGCCGGCGTCTTCAGGATCCGCTCGCCGAACTGGTGAAGATCGACCCGCAGGCCCTGGGCGTCGGGCAGTACCAGCACGACGTCGACGGACGGCTCCTGACCGCGGCCCTCGACGACACGGTGGTCAGCGCCGTCAATGCCGTCGGGGTGGAGGTGAACACGGCGAGCGCCCCGCTCCTCGCCAGGGTCTCCGGGATCGGGCCGAAGCAGGCCGGACAAATCGTCGGCTTCAGGGAGGAGCACGGCCCCTTCGGATCGCGGCAGTCCCTCCTCGAAGTGCCCGGCATCGGCCCGAAGACCTTCGAGCAGGCGGCCGGGTTCCTCAGGGTCGTCGGCGGCGCCGACCCGCTGGACGCCACCGCCGTCCACCCGATGCACACTCCGGTCGTCAGGGCGATGGCCGACGACCTGGGGGTCGGGGTCGGCGACCTCGTCGGCAACCCGGCCCTCCTCGGGCAGGTCGAACCGGAACGCTATGTGCACGGTGCCGTCGGTCTCCCGACGGTGCACGACATCTGCGCCGAACTCGCTGCCCCGGGCCGCGACCCGCGGCCGCCCTTCGACCTGAGCGCCTACGAGGGCGCCCCGGCCTCGATCGACGACCTCGCGCCCGGCATGGCCCTCCAGGGCACCGTGACCAACGTGACGGCCTTCGGTGCCTTCGTGGACATTGGAGTCGGGACCGACGGCCTGGTCCACGTGAGCGAACTCGCCGACGCCTATGTCGCCCGCCCCCTCGACGTCGTCGGGGTGCACGACCGCGTCGCGGTCACCGTCCTCTCGGTGGACCTGAAACGCCGGCGGATCGCCCTCTCGATGCGGGAGCGTCGGGAAGGATGA
- a CDS encoding DNA-deoxyinosine glycosylase, translating to MSGLPPVVGPSPIILVLGSFPSVVSLRAQEYYGNPRNGFWRVMEALFGVPADRPYPERLEGLKAAGVALWDVVGACTRDGSSDASIREVAANDIPGFLDRHPTVSVVALNGRTAEHWLRRVHPAVWNRPGVQVLVLPSTSPANARLTIEEKIEAWRAVVGTGEKV from the coding sequence ATGAGCGGCCTCCCCCCGGTCGTCGGGCCGTCGCCGATCATTCTCGTGCTCGGGAGTTTCCCGAGCGTCGTCTCGCTCCGCGCTCAGGAATACTACGGCAATCCGCGGAACGGGTTCTGGCGGGTGATGGAGGCGCTCTTCGGGGTGCCGGCAGACCGCCCCTATCCCGAACGGCTGGAAGGACTGAAAGCGGCCGGGGTCGCGCTCTGGGACGTCGTCGGGGCGTGCACGCGGGACGGGAGCAGCGACGCATCGATTAGAGAGGTGGCGGCAAACGACATCCCCGGCTTCCTCGACCGCCACCCGACCGTCTCCGTTGTCGCCCTCAACGGCCGGACCGCGGAGCACTGGCTCCGGCGCGTCCACCCCGCCGTCTGGAACCGCCCCGGCGTGCAGGTGCTCGTCCTCCCCTCGACCAGTCCGGCGAACGCCCGCCTCACCATCGAGGAGAAGATCGAGGCATGGCGGGCGGTGGTGGGGACCGGCGAGAAAGTTTAA